One window from the genome of Desulforegula conservatrix Mb1Pa encodes:
- a CDS encoding leucyl aminopeptidase, producing MIKIKHIDITTENIEFLAIPVCENKSIHADQEINELVKKAKAIKGFEGKTGESIIFHNPEGVSASKVLFIGIGKSDALKEETFRCMAGKAVKTAISQKAENIAISSPGATKVKIKADKLASALCEGSILANHIYDAYKSEKKTIALKNIDIITETGSVAKLSGLEEKAEIICASTILAREWVSMPSNHKRPEEFATMLAKTATENGLEVTILDEEEMKSLGFGALLAVGQGSTSKPRLVIMEYKPEGKIKKKIAFVGKGVTFDTGGINLKPTGSLEDMKMDMAGGAAVAATLIAVSKLKPATHTIGAIPIVENMPSGDSYRPGDIFKSLNGKTIEITNTDAEGRLILIDTLTYIAKNYKPDMMIDLATLTGACMVALGEKIAGVFSNDDEFGKRVAESGNAVHERCWLMPMPEDYKEMLKSDFADMTNSANARWGGALTAALFLSDFVEKTKWAHIDIAGPAYSKKPSDYCGAGGTGFGVRLLCNLIDDI from the coding sequence ATGATAAAAATCAAACATATAGATATAACAACAGAAAACATTGAATTTCTTGCAATACCAGTATGTGAGAACAAAAGCATTCACGCTGATCAGGAAATAAATGAACTTGTTAAAAAAGCAAAAGCTATAAAAGGATTTGAAGGCAAGACCGGCGAAAGTATTATTTTTCATAATCCAGAAGGTGTTTCCGCATCAAAGGTCCTTTTTATAGGTATTGGTAAATCGGATGCTTTAAAAGAAGAAACCTTCAGATGCATGGCTGGAAAGGCTGTGAAAACTGCTATTTCTCAAAAGGCAGAAAATATTGCCATTTCAAGCCCTGGTGCAACCAAAGTAAAAATAAAAGCAGACAAGCTTGCATCAGCCTTGTGCGAAGGTTCTATTCTGGCCAACCATATATATGATGCTTACAAAAGCGAAAAAAAGACTATTGCTTTAAAAAATATTGATATCATTACTGAAACAGGTTCAGTTGCAAAACTTTCAGGCCTGGAGGAGAAAGCAGAAATAATCTGCGCTTCCACTATTTTGGCAAGGGAATGGGTCTCCATGCCGTCAAATCATAAAAGGCCGGAGGAATTTGCAACAATGCTTGCAAAAACAGCAACAGAAAACGGCCTTGAAGTCACTATTCTTGATGAAGAAGAAATGAAAAGTCTGGGATTTGGTGCTCTTCTCGCTGTTGGTCAGGGAAGCACAAGCAAGCCAAGACTTGTTATCATGGAATATAAACCGGAAGGCAAGATTAAGAAAAAAATTGCCTTTGTGGGCAAAGGAGTAACTTTTGACACAGGCGGTATAAATCTCAAACCAACAGGCTCACTCGAAGACATGAAAATGGATATGGCCGGAGGTGCGGCAGTAGCAGCTACCCTTATTGCTGTAAGCAAACTTAAGCCGGCCACTCATACTATAGGAGCAATCCCTATAGTTGAGAATATGCCTTCCGGTGATTCTTACAGGCCAGGCGACATATTCAAAAGCCTCAACGGCAAGACAATCGAAATAACCAATACGGATGCGGAAGGCAGGCTTATACTCATTGATACTCTAACGTATATAGCCAAGAATTATAAACCAGACATGATGATTGACCTTGCCACACTTACAGGTGCATGCATGGTGGCACTTGGTGAAAAAATAGCTGGTGTATTCTCAAATGATGATGAATTTGGTAAAAGAGTAGCTGAGTCAGGCAATGCAGTACATGAAAGATGCTGGCTCATGCCTATGCCGGAAGATTATAAGGAAATGCTGAAAAGCGATTTTGCGGATATGACAAATTCAGCCAATGCGAGATGGGGAGGAGCTTTGACAGCAGCCCTGTTTCTATCTGATTTTGTTGAAAAAACAAAATGGGCGCATATCGACATAGCAGGACCTGCATATTCCAAGAAGCCGTCTGATTATTGCGGGGCCGGGGGAACTGGCTTTGGAGTCAGACTTCTGTGTAATCTAATTGATGATATTTAG
- the glpX gene encoding class II fructose-bisphosphatase: protein MEIPQHNLALDLARVTETAALASARWLGKGDKNAGDQAAVDAMRLSFASMDIDGKIVIGEGEKDEAPMLYNGERVGSGRGVSMDIAVDPVEGTQLLAFGRPNAISVVAASPSGTMFDPGPSYYMKKLVVPPEAKNVIDIDAPVEENLIKISSAIGKDIEDLVVFVLDKPRHKDLINQIRKAGARIQLHTDGDVAGSLMAIDPTSEIDVMMGTGGTPEGVISACAIRSIGGEMLSKFDPQKEDEFEAMKKAGINLNQVFSVNELVKSDDLFFAATGISGGVFLPGVKYTGNGAETHSLVIRGKTGTIRYIKSVHNWKKLMRFSAIKYD, encoded by the coding sequence ATGGAAATTCCGCAGCACAACCTGGCCCTTGATCTGGCCAGGGTAACAGAAACAGCTGCTCTGGCAAGCGCGAGATGGCTGGGTAAGGGAGACAAAAATGCCGGCGACCAAGCAGCAGTCGATGCCATGCGGCTGTCTTTCGCGTCCATGGATATTGACGGCAAAATTGTTATCGGAGAAGGTGAAAAAGATGAGGCTCCGATGCTTTATAACGGAGAGAGAGTTGGGTCTGGCAGAGGCGTATCAATGGATATTGCCGTAGATCCTGTTGAAGGAACTCAACTTCTCGCATTTGGGCGGCCAAACGCAATTTCTGTTGTAGCGGCCTCCCCTTCAGGCACAATGTTTGACCCTGGCCCAAGCTATTACATGAAAAAGCTTGTTGTTCCTCCGGAAGCAAAAAACGTGATCGATATAGATGCGCCTGTCGAAGAAAACCTGATAAAAATCTCATCTGCCATAGGCAAAGATATTGAAGACCTTGTGGTATTTGTCCTGGACAAACCAAGGCACAAAGATCTCATAAATCAGATAAGAAAAGCAGGCGCAAGAATACAGCTTCATACTGACGGTGACGTAGCAGGGTCGCTTATGGCAATTGATCCGACATCAGAAATCGATGTAATGATGGGAACGGGAGGAACACCGGAAGGTGTAATATCAGCATGTGCAATAAGATCAATCGGCGGAGAAATGCTTTCCAAATTTGATCCTCAGAAAGAAGATGAGTTTGAGGCTATGAAAAAGGCCGGGATCAACCTTAATCAGGTTTTCAGCGTAAACGAGCTTGTAAAAAGCGATGACTTATTTTTTGCTGCTACAGGAATTTCAGGAGGCGTTTTTCTTCCAGGAGTAAAATATACCGGAAACGGAGCAGAAACCCATTCCCTCGTTATAAGAGGCAAAACCGGTACGATACGCTACATAAAATCAGTTCACAACTGGAAAAAACTTATGCGCTTCAGCGCAATAAAATATGATTAA